Proteins encoded in a region of the Zea mays cultivar B73 chromosome 2, Zm-B73-REFERENCE-NAM-5.0, whole genome shotgun sequence genome:
- the LOC103648951 gene encoding ABC transporter B family member 16: MSAYCISLDSSDIIAIVLVYCMALGVLMGGLVKAADSVSVCISKGLGVPIGFKGFYPFAEANAEESGVEFSYNKNLIDLKKEFCCNGTVVQDPELGLVIQIQNIESKLRQIEEDPEGAGTAHLYSVTLKISGVANRAFEPLFERQTQAEKIRSIQGMLQRFRTLFNLPSAIRGNIRKGEYDLAAIAQVRTVYSFVGESKALNSYSEAIQNTLKLGYKAGMAKGLGIGCTYGIACMSWALVRLCREKATSNVYAMKKVKKSEMLRRGQVLLCGFLGIPPSNGVLHQSPVHTKSLTVLKRQLLSKKMVDTAKESIGGSATSLEIYGKMEEVFIKMDSEENTDSVDRELKNFKDAVLQEGNEEGRLAREFDPRKHIEAHLPVQVNE; encoded by the exons ATGTCGGCCTACTGCATCTCATTG GATAGTTCTGACATCATTGCCATAGTGCTGGTTTACTGCATG GCACTTGGAGTTCTTATGGGCGGACTTGTGAAAGCCGCAGATTCAGTTTCG GTGTGCATATCTAAAGGTTTAGGCGTCCCCATTGGATTCAAAGGCTTTT ATCCATTTGCTGAGGCTAATGCTGAGGAGTCTGGTGTTG AATTCAGCTATAACAAGAACCTCATTGATCTGAAGAAGGAATTCTGCTGCAATGGTACTGTAGTTCAGGACCCAGAGCTAGGCCTG GTCATTCAGATCCAAA ACATTGAGTCGAAATTGAGACAGATAGAGGAAGATCCTGAAGGTGCAGGTACTGCTCACTTGTATTCAGTGACACTAAAAATTAGTGGTGTGGCAAATCGTGCATTTGAGCCTCTATTTGAGAGGCAG ACCCAAGCTGAAAAGATCAGATCTATTCAGGGAATGCTTCAAAGATTCCGAACACTATTTAACCTGCCAAGTGCAATCCGTGGGAACATTAGAAAAGGAGAATATGATCTTGCT GCAATTGCACAAGTAAGAACAGTGTACTCTTTTGTCGGAGAGAGCAAAGCGCTCAATTCATATTCTGAAGCAATCCAGAACACACTGAAGCTTGGTTACAAAGCTGGGATGGCCAAAGGTCTTGGAATTGGATGTACTTATGGGATAGCTTGCATGTCATGGGCACTG GTGAGACTTTGTAGAGAAAAAGCTACATCCAATGTGTATGCAATGAAAAAGGTTAAGAAGTCCGAAATGTTACGAAGAGGGCAG GTCCTGCTCTGCGGTTTTCTTGGCATCCCTCCATCTAATGGAGTGCTTCATCAGTCTCCCGTGCACACAAAAAGTCTTACTGTCCTTAAGAGGCAG TTGCTAAGCAAAAAAATGGTTGATACTGCCAAggagagcataggaggaagtgctACCAGTTTGGAAATATATGGCAAGATGGAAGAAGTTTTCATCAAAATGGATAGCGAAGAGAAT ACTGATTCTGTTGATAGGGAGTTGAAGAACTTCAAGGATGCTGTTCTGCAAGAAGGCAATGAAGAAGGGAGATTGGCTAGAGAATTTGACCCTCGCAAACATATAGAAGCCCACTTGCCTGTTCAAGTGAACGAATAG